The Aquitalea magnusonii region ACAGAATATCTCGAATATTACATGAAGAGAAAGCCATGACATCCATTTGCCATGCACTAACTGAAACAGACATAGACCCAACTAATTTTGATGTTTTTTTCAAAAAAAGAAAAGACGCATGGTGATTACCAGCAAGGAAACCCCGGAGATTCTGGCGGGCTTGAAAGAGCTGAGTGAAAAGAAAAAAGCCAACGGCAGACTGTCAAAGGAAGAAGAAGGCTGGGTGAAATTGTACGAGGACTCCCAAGGCACCCAGGTACCCCAAACAGTCACGCCAGGGCAGGAACCATTCTTGATCGGCCCCGGCTACCTGCGCTATCGCAAAGTGTATGCCGGGGCCGACTCCGTGCTGCTGACGCGCAGGCAGCCACAAGACCCCACCCAGGCAGAAACGGCGCAGGCCTGATCACACCGGATTACGCCTGGGCATACATGTCCTTGCCTGCCATGCAGCGAACCTGAAGGCAGGCCTGCAAGGGATATGACCTCATTGCTGCAAGCCGCTGGCCATGAGAAAGGGACACCACGTGGTGTCCCTTTTTACTGCCATACGCTGTGGCTCATGCCCTCTTAGTCATACCAATTGCTGCGCGCCTGCTGCCGGGCGCGCGACTGAGCCTGCGCGGCCAGGCGCACCGCCACATTGGCGGCACCGTATTGCTGGTAGCCCGCGCGGCGTTGCAGCAGTTCGAAGAAGAAGCGGTCTTCAAACTGGGCGGTGTACACATGCAGCATTTCTCCGCCTTGGGCATCTCGGTCGTACAGGATGTTGGCCGCGGCCAGGCTGGCGACAAATTCATCCGGCAGATCGAAGCGCGCGGCCAGATCGTCGTAGTAGTTACGCGGAATTTCCAGCAAGGGCACGCCGCTTTCCCGCGCCGCGGCCACCGCAGCAAAGATGTCGTCGGTAGCAAAGGCAATGTGCTGCACGCCGGAACCCCGATAGGTGGACACCGAGCGGGCAATGGCGGTATTGCGGTTTTCCGAGATATTGAGCGGAATGCGGATGCTGCCATCCGGGCTGTGCAGCACCCGGCTTTTCACCAGTCCATAGGGGTCGGGCAGCACGTGCTCGTTCTCGGCCTTGAAGCCATACACGGCGCGAAAGAACAGCATCCAGGCGTCCATCGTTTCCTCCGGCAGGCCCAGCGCGAAGTGGTCGATGCCGGTGAGCAGGCCTTGCTTGCCTGCGGCACCCGGCAGCATGTCGAAGTCGGACTGGTAAATGCTGCTGCCGTCCGCGCCGGGGTCCACCAGGTATTGCAGGCTGCCATCCGGCGCACGCACAGCGGGAATCTGCCGCTCGTTGGGGCCGACGCGGCTTTCAAACGAGCGGGCGCGATACTGCTTGGCGCGTTGCAGGGCCTGGGCGCTGTCATTCACCCGGAAGGCGGATGCGCACAGCGACGGGCCATGTGCCACGAAAAAGGCATGGGCGAAGGAGTCCGGCTCCGAGTTGAGAATCAGGTTGATGCCCCCCTGACGGTACAGGTTGACGCTCTTGGATTTGTGCTGCCCGGCATGGGCAAAGCCCAGTTTGCCGAACCAGCGCGCCAGGCGGCTGGCGGCGGCCTCGTCCACGGCGAATTCCAGAAACTCCACCCCGTCGTACTGCGGCTGCGGTGCTGGGACAAACAACTGCGGCAGTACGGCGGCGGCACTGGGTTCCGCGCTGGCGGCCAGTCGGGCGCGGGTGCTTTCTTCCAGATACAGCAAGCCACGGCGGCCGTCTGCCGCAGTACCGCCGGTGGGTGCCGCGCGGAAACCGTCGTTGAAAATTTCCAGACTCAGCGGGCCCTGATAGCCGCTTTGCAGGATGGGACCGAGGAAAGCAGGCAGGTCGAACTCGCCCTGACCGGGGAAGCAGCGGAAATGGCGGCTCCACTCCAGCACGTCCATATTGAGGATGGGCGCATCGGCCAGTTGCAGGAATACGATCTTGTCGCCCGGAATTTCCGTCAGGCGCGACAGGTCGTCCTTGATCGACAGGGTGTGGAAGCTGTCCAGAATCACGCCCAGATTGGGGTGGTCCACCGTTTTGACGATGTCCCACACCTGACGGTAGGAATTCACATGCTGGCCCCAGGCCAGCGCCTCGTAACCCACCAGCACTTCATGCCTTGCCGCCAGCTCGGCCAGCTGGTGCAGGTCGTCGGCAAGCACCGCGTTATCGCGGATCACATCCGGCTGCACATTGCTGCACACCAGGATGCGGTCTGTTCCCAGCTCGTGCATCAGCTCGAACTTGCGTTCGGCCCGTTCCAGATTGTGTTGCAGACGGTCGCGGCGGCAGCCTTCGAAGTCGCGGAAAGGCTGGAACAGCATGATCTGCAATCCCAGCTCCTGACACAGGCGGCGCACATCCCGTGGCGAACCGTCGAAATACAGCAGGTCGTTTTCAAAGATTTCTACGCCCTGAAAGCCGGCAGCGGCAATCGCCTCCAGTTTCTCGGGTAGGGTTCCGCTCAGAGAAACGGTGGCAATACAGTGTTGCATGGTGGTCATCCTCAATGGGGAAACTGGCGCTGGCGGCGCACCGCTCTGGGTTTGAGTCCTGGTCTGGCGATGCTGCCGGTTTACTTATTTCGTACCAAAAGGTACATTTCAATCTTAGCGTGAAAATTTTCACTGCACCAGTGCGTTTCCCTGTTCCCGCCATCCCGCACACGGCCTATGCCGTGTGCGGGGTGCATGCCGCCCGCCGCGGCAATCAAGCAAAAAAGACCAACACATGTCTGCATCCACCTCCGCTGCCAGCACGCTGTTGCTGGGCCTGATCGGCCAAAGCATCCAGGGCTCGCGCTCGCCACAGCTACACGAAGAAGAAGCCCGCCAGCTGGGCCTGCGCTGTCTGTATCAATTACACGACCTGCCGCAGGACACCAGCGCTGCGGGGCTGGACACGCTGCTGACCGCCATGCAGACCGTGGGCTATGCCGGCTGCAACATCACCCATCCGTTCAAGCAAACCGTGCTGGCCTGTCTGGACAGCCTGTCGGACGATGCCGCCGCCATTGGCGCGGTGAATACCGTGCAGTTGCGTGATGGCAAACGCATTGGCCACAACACCGACTGGTGGGGCTTTGCCCAGTCCTTCCAGCAGCAATGGCCGCAGGCCAGGCTGGACAAGGTGGTGCAACTGGGCGCGGGCGGTGCCGGTGCCGCCGTAGCCCATGCCATCCTCACCCTGGGTGCGCAAAGACTGGCACTACACGATGCCGACCCGGCGCGCGCCAGCGCACTGGCGGCACGGCTGAACCAGCGCTTTGGTGCCGGGCGGGTGGTGGTGGCCGACGATGTGGCCGGAGAACTGGCCGCTGCCGACGGCCTGATCCAGGCCACGCCGATTGGCATGCAAGGCCACCCCGGCCTGCCGCTGCCAGTGGAATGGCTGCATCCGGCCTTGTGGGTGGCCGACGTGATTTACTTCCCGCGCGAAACCGCCTTGCTCAAGGCGGCAAAGGCGCTGGGCTGCGCTACCATGAATGGCGGCGGCATGGTGGTGTATCAGGCTGCGGGCGCATTCCGCCTGTTCAGCGGCCTGAACCCGGATGCCCAGCGCATGGCCCGGCATTTTGCCAGCCTCAGCGACTGAAGCTGACAGATTGAACCGGCAAGCTCTTGTTGAACCCGCAGCCCTTACCAGACAGGTTCCCCATGTCCGACACCCTTCCCTTTAGCAGCCGGCCCAACCCCATGGGCACGGACGGCATCGAATTTGTTGAATTTGCCACCACCGACCCGACAGCCCTTGGCCAACTGCTGCAGGCCATGGGTTTTCGCTGTACCGCCCGGCACCGTTCCAAACAGGTGCTGTTGTACCGTCAGGGCGATATCAACTTCATCGTCAATGCCGAGCCGGACAGCTTTGCCCAGCATTACGCGCAGCAGCGCGGCCACAGCATTTGCGCCATTGCGCTGCGGGTGAAGGATGCACGCGCAGCCACCTTGCGCGCCCGCGAACTGGGGGCATGGGAAGTGGATATGGGCACCGGGGTGATGGAATTACACATTCCGGCCTTCCAGGGTGTGGGCGGTTCGCTGCTGTATCTGGTAGACCGCTATGGCGAGCACTCCATTTACGATGTGGACTTCCTGCCGCTGAACGCGGATAGCCAGGCTACGGATGCCGGGCTGAGCCGCATCAGCCTGCTGACCCAGAGCGTACCGTTGGAGCGCATTGGTGACTGGCAGGACTTCTACCAGCACCTGTTCGGTTTTGAGCAAACCACTGCAGCCGATACCACGGACAGCCGCCTGCTGCTAAGCCCCTGCGGCAAGATCCAGCTGCGCTTGCAGGCCGCCGTGCTGGAGCATGGCATTAGCGAGGGCATGACCGGTGTCACGCTGGCCAGCCATGACATGGCCCTCACCCGCCAGCAGCTGCAACAACAGGGGCTGGGCCTGTCCGGCCCGCAACAACTGGTGCGGCACGCGCTGGAGCATGCCGGCTTGCTGCAATTTGCCATCAGCAAGGAACAGGGGAACTGACATGGACGCCAGCCGCTTTGCCATTGATACCGCCCCCTTGCAGGGCAAGCTGCAAGACAAGCTGCAGGCCATGTCCGCCGCCGGTTTCTCCCGCCTCACGCTGTGGGCGCAGGACCTGATGAACGAACAGGAAGGCGGCCTGGCACAAACCGTGCGCACGGTGCGCCACAGCGGCATGAAGGTGATCGGCTTCGAGGCGCTGCGCGACTTCGAAGGCATGAGCGGCCGCTTTCTGGAATACAAGATAGACCTGGCCAAAACCATGATGCGCATGATGCAGCAGGTGGGCGCGGAGCTGCTGGTGGTATCGGCCACCACCTCGCCCAATGCGGTGGGCGACCTGGAAACCACCGCCGCCCATCTGCGCCTGCTGTCCACGCTGGCAACGCCCCTGGGCATCCGCATCGGCTTCGAGCCGCTGGCCTGGGGCCGTTATGTACACGACTACCACGCGGCATGGCAGGTGGTGGAAATGGTGAACCGGCAGAACGTGGGCCTGGTGCTGGACAGCTTCCACCTGTTTGCCCGTGGCATCCCGCTGGACGACCTGTACCGCATCCCCATGCACAAGCTGTTTCTGGTGCAGTTGTCCGATGCCATGAGCGACTACCTGCCGCTGCTGGAAGAAATGGTGCATATCTCGCGCCACCAGCGCTCCTTCCCCGGCGAGGGAGTACACAGCATGGCGGTGGTGGACATGCTGGTGCGGCTGGAAATGGCCGGTTATCAGGGCAATTACGCCTTTGAAGTGGCCAATGACGAATTTCTTAGCCAGGACGCGCACAGTGTGGCCAGCCGCGCCGCCCGTTCGGTGGACTGGCTGTGCCGCACCGTCAGCCAGCGCCTGCAGGACAGCGGCTGCTAAGCGCGGCTGACAAAACCCCTGCTGCAGCCTTGCGCCTCCTTGCCATACATTTATGTACTGTCGGCGTCGGCGCGCCTTGCCTCAGGGACGCTACGCTATTTTGTTAGCCGCTCTGTATCATCGCGGCAGTTGCGCCGCCAGCGCCTGCTGCGTCACCTGCTCCAGCCGCTGGCGCAACCAGATGTGCAGCGGGTCGTGGCGATGGCGCTGGTGCCATACCAGATACATCGGCATGTCCGGGCAAGAGAGCGGCGGCGCACA contains the following coding sequences:
- a CDS encoding 4-hydroxyphenylpyruvate dioxygenase family protein — encoded protein: MSDTLPFSSRPNPMGTDGIEFVEFATTDPTALGQLLQAMGFRCTARHRSKQVLLYRQGDINFIVNAEPDSFAQHYAQQRGHSICAIALRVKDARAATLRARELGAWEVDMGTGVMELHIPAFQGVGGSLLYLVDRYGEHSIYDVDFLPLNADSQATDAGLSRISLLTQSVPLERIGDWQDFYQHLFGFEQTTAADTTDSRLLLSPCGKIQLRLQAAVLEHGISEGMTGVTLASHDMALTRQQLQQQGLGLSGPQQLVRHALEHAGLLQFAISKEQGN
- a CDS encoding bifunctional sugar phosphate isomerase/epimerase/4-hydroxyphenylpyruvate dioxygenase family protein; this encodes MQHCIATVSLSGTLPEKLEAIAAAGFQGVEIFENDLLYFDGSPRDVRRLCQELGLQIMLFQPFRDFEGCRRDRLQHNLERAERKFELMHELGTDRILVCSNVQPDVIRDNAVLADDLHQLAELAARHEVLVGYEALAWGQHVNSYRQVWDIVKTVDHPNLGVILDSFHTLSIKDDLSRLTEIPGDKIVFLQLADAPILNMDVLEWSRHFRCFPGQGEFDLPAFLGPILQSGYQGPLSLEIFNDGFRAAPTGGTAADGRRGLLYLEESTRARLAASAEPSAAAVLPQLFVPAPQPQYDGVEFLEFAVDEAAASRLARWFGKLGFAHAGQHKSKSVNLYRQGGINLILNSEPDSFAHAFFVAHGPSLCASAFRVNDSAQALQRAKQYRARSFESRVGPNERQIPAVRAPDGSLQYLVDPGADGSSIYQSDFDMLPGAAGKQGLLTGIDHFALGLPEETMDAWMLFFRAVYGFKAENEHVLPDPYGLVKSRVLHSPDGSIRIPLNISENRNTAIARSVSTYRGSGVQHIAFATDDIFAAVAAARESGVPLLEIPRNYYDDLAARFDLPDEFVASLAAANILYDRDAQGGEMLHVYTAQFEDRFFFELLQRRAGYQQYGAANVAVRLAAQAQSRARQQARSNWYD
- a CDS encoding shikimate dehydrogenase translates to MSASTSAASTLLLGLIGQSIQGSRSPQLHEEEARQLGLRCLYQLHDLPQDTSAAGLDTLLTAMQTVGYAGCNITHPFKQTVLACLDSLSDDAAAIGAVNTVQLRDGKRIGHNTDWWGFAQSFQQQWPQARLDKVVQLGAGGAGAAVAHAILTLGAQRLALHDADPARASALAARLNQRFGAGRVVVADDVAGELAAADGLIQATPIGMQGHPGLPLPVEWLHPALWVADVIYFPRETALLKAAKALGCATMNGGGMVVYQAAGAFRLFSGLNPDAQRMARHFASLSD
- a CDS encoding sugar phosphate isomerase/epimerase family protein; the encoded protein is MDASRFAIDTAPLQGKLQDKLQAMSAAGFSRLTLWAQDLMNEQEGGLAQTVRTVRHSGMKVIGFEALRDFEGMSGRFLEYKIDLAKTMMRMMQQVGAELLVVSATTSPNAVGDLETTAAHLRLLSTLATPLGIRIGFEPLAWGRYVHDYHAAWQVVEMVNRQNVGLVLDSFHLFARGIPLDDLYRIPMHKLFLVQLSDAMSDYLPLLEEMVHISRHQRSFPGEGVHSMAVVDMLVRLEMAGYQGNYAFEVANDEFLSQDAHSVASRAARSVDWLCRTVSQRLQDSGC